GGTATAAAAATTGTCAATTAGGTCCTTGTACTTTAACCGTTTTAGATAAGTCCTTGTATTGTACAACTTTTTCTAATCAGGTTCTTGTGGTTTAATAACATTTTGGGATCAAatctttatataataatatacaatatatatattttttaaaggaaaacaggGGCTTAATATCCCATGTTgggtttgattaaaaaaatcagaATGGATTTGAATAAAAAGTATTTGTACAATGCAAGAACTTAATTAGTAACGTTTAAATTATAggaatttgattaataaattttgtataataaGGGATTTGATTATAAAACTACAAGGATTCAATTgaagacttaatgaacctatagtACCTAGAAAGTAATCAAACCTTACATTAATTATTTTCCCCTTTAGGTAACATTAAGATCTTTACAAACTCATTGATATTTTTGTCTGAAGTCCCACCTACACTAGCTGCTCTTGAAGCACTTTGACTCCACTTAGAAGCATTTCTTTTTAAATCTTCACTTTTTTCAGCGTCCATAACTTCTCCTATACACTTCTCCAATTCTTTGCCTGATAAAACATCATCTGAATCCTTCTCAGCTCTTGTTCCCACTCCCCACACCACTTCAACAAGCTTAGCATTTGTAGGTTGATCACTCCATTGAGCCACCGTGACCATCGGCACCCCTATACTCAGTGCCTCCAATACTGAGTTCCATCCACAATGCGTTACAAAGCAGCCGACGGCCGGGTGAGCCAGCACCTCCAATTGGTTGCACCACGTCACCACCAACCCTGCATCACCGAGTCCACTCATAAACCCCTTTGGTAATATCTCCCAAGATTCTTTCACCACCCATATGAAATTCTTCTTGCTGGCCTTTAAGCCGTTTGCGATTTCTTCGGCTTGTTTAGCTGTTGTTGTTGCCATGCTTCCGAATGATACATAAACTACAGACCTTGGCGGCTTTGTACCTAACCATGTCATGTAACTTTTATTTATAGTTGGATTCCACAGTGTGGCTCCATAAGCTGTGTCTTCTGAATTTTGTTGGTGTAGATATGCTGATGGAACCATTGGTCCTACTGGTACAACTGGCCATGTACCATCTAAAGCCTTCAGTAAGACATAAGACATGAGATTATTGTGCAATCAAAAATTGAAAAGGTCTCTTATCGAATTTTTATTTGCAGTTTTTACCTTAATATATCTTAATAGAACTATTTCCCACTAGGTAAGGTTAACTACATGAATCAAAGATGTCATTGTATTGTGTCCATCCATTTGGACACGATGAAATTTTACGTTAGTTGTCGCAAGCTTAACACAACACTACATGGATCCAAAGACGACAATGCATCGTGCCATGCTCTGGGATAAGACATGGTTTTTATGTTCTCATTTgtataaaaacataaaagagtTATATCTGAGGTTGTTAACTTCCTCTATAGGGTGGATTCTTTTATGATAGTCAAGATGTCATGCAACTTATGTCTAGGGGGCAACAACTTTATCAAATTCTGGCTAGCATGTAATCAGCAAAGAAAAgtgagtcattggatgaaatctcataccATTAAAAGCCTCATTGATAGCTATTTGATGGctataaatcccaaaaattGTTGGCACCTAGCATTCCTCTTAATTCAATACAACTTGTTCTCTGCATTAACTTTTCAGAGAAGCGAAGAATTTCACATATAAATTTATTCCCATAATGTTCATACTTATTCTAAATTTTCATGGAGTTCTAACTAAATTATATGCCCATTATCTGATAAAATGATACAGAAAGGAacacaaaacaacaaaaattgtTATAGAAAAAATCGTTGAATTTCATTCATATGTCTTAAGATTTCATGTAGTTTATTAACTATCACCCATTTGGCCTTTATGTTTAAGCTCTACTAACCAaaccttttatatttttcacaTCTCACAATCATATAATGATGCGAGGAATCAAAAAATAACATCTTATAAATGATATTCTTTATTGTGATTATCATTATGGTAATTGCGATGGTAATACAACATTCGCaacacttaaaaaattttttctaaaattaagattacattttttaaatatttttgcaataccttttacttttcttgttcacATTAAAAAGtgtttttagatattaaaaaagtatcactattaaaatttattacaacaataataaatatatattttgtattattatttaaatcaactaaataataattattgataaatattttgataaaataaactaaaatgtgcgctattttaatcttaaaaaatcattttgATATTTTACATAAATATTGTCATTGTAAAAAACTATGATCCTTATACACCTAAATTGGTTAGTAATGAATTGGatttataaaagtaaaacaAGGGGgacgaaaaacaaaaaacacttGCCTCACTTTCGAGTTCCTGAAAAGTGTTGCAGAATACCCAGTCATTGTTCTTCAAAGTCTCAAATATTCCCATGATAGCATCCAGATAAGCTTTGTGATCATCAGGTCTTGCAACAAAGCTAGGCAAATCAGAAACCCCTAGAGGAGGAAGCCCAGGAATTGAAATCGGAAACACCCATTTCTCCAAAGGAAAAAACAAGTTTCCCAGTTTCATTTCCCAATAAATAGAACAAACAGAAGCAGAATTCGTCAAGAACACAGCACCATAGATACCAAACTGTTTTGCCACATCAAGTGCCCAAGTAAGCATAGAGTCATATACAATACAGTTCACGGCACATGACGAGTGTCTCAACTTAATTATAAGCTCTGATAATGTTTTGGAACCAGCTGATCTAAAGGACTCAATGTAGGATTCAACGCTTGGAGCATGGGTGAAGCCACCCTCATCATAGCCATCTGAGATGGGTTCAATAGCCACGGTTGGTTCATGTATGTGGTTGATTGTGTATGGGGTTGTGGCTAATGTGGCCTTGAGGCCTTTGGTGACTAAAACTTTTGCGAATTGGAGGAGCGGGTTGATGTGCCCTTGGGCTGGATACGGAAGAACTATCACATGGCCTTTGggtttgttcttcatcttcccATTTTAGGATAGctattgattttattactttctttattttataggCCATGCTTGTCGCGGTAAGATTATCATTATGTAAGCAATGACGCtatttcaagttttcaacaaCTTAAATGGACCTTTTttaatgaacaaaaaataaaaaagacctttgttaaaataaaataaaataattattttcacatatatgttttttatatatatatatatataaagtaaaatGTACTATTAAACCAAACCCAATTTAATATTACACAATTCACTTAAATCTGAAAACGTTACATGGATCTATTAAATGCACGtttctatataaatcgaatgaAATGTTTCATTCGATTTGCCAATTTTCATAGTAAATT
The Arachis duranensis cultivar V14167 chromosome 5, aradu.V14167.gnm2.J7QH, whole genome shotgun sequence genome window above contains:
- the LOC107491373 gene encoding UDP-glycosyltransferase 74B1; this encodes MKNKPKGHVIVLPYPAQGHINPLLQFAKVLVTKGLKATLATTPYTINHIHEPTVAIEPISDGYDEGGFTHAPSVESYIESFRSAGSKTLSELIIKLRHSSCAVNCIVYDSMLTWALDVAKQFGIYGAVFLTNSASVCSIYWEMKLGNLFFPLEKWVFPISIPGLPPLGVSDLPSFVARPDDHKAYLDAIMGIFETLKNNDWVFCNTFQELESEALDGTWPVVPVGPMVPSAYLHQQNSEDTAYGATLWNPTINKSYMTWLGTKPPRSVVYVSFGSMATTTAKQAEEIANGLKASKKNFIWVVKESWEILPKGFMSGLGDAGLVVTWCNQLEVLAHPAVGCFVTHCGWNSVLEALSIGVPMVTVAQWSDQPTNAKLVEVVWGVGTRAEKDSDDVLSGKELEKCIGEVMDAEKSEDLKRNASKWSQSASRAASVGGTSDKNINEFVKILMLPKGENN